The proteins below come from a single Lineus longissimus chromosome 5, tnLinLong1.2, whole genome shotgun sequence genomic window:
- the LOC135487855 gene encoding uncharacterized protein LOC135487855, producing MSVRELSKNPIKLNAFLRAWKLITALPTDNPNSFWNIAGFHGAPFVPPKTPLPDLKYWGGWCQHNNVLFPTWHRFHMLSLEQALRTVCPEDDVTLPYWDATSEESMKEGIPKLLTDDTVEIDGKKVTNPLRSYTLPMALGRADDQEEYYYEKPKGYETVRYPYSGICSPKKAKLIADAHNKQVPKTLLKRGNKHAVDALNDNVIEWLNRGELDQGKKTRGIEPNSVYVRFETCLSASNYNTFSNRHSQCLNGVMDVSVECPHDSLHLAIGGYDMKKKDEKGRSKRSRFGLIVGANGDMGENETAAFDPIFFFHHCNIDRMFWVWQKKNGFIDNFDIDPNDKRGTNPNEGQGYTHGQAPDEKLSMDTPLYPFQAPNGVQVTSMHCINIKRQLGYTYTKGSFDGDFPEYEGKCQLKKNHFAVKNLKKIKTELRKADKEKMKTDKENLQGPSRLFFDVTNVKKWSTKKPTQSFQFPSSGFEWVGSYLLKVNNIDQDRYKGSFLVRAYYKNKKQFIGQRSFLNRFERRVCRNCQFHRFLDVFFNLNRINLTLPLLVSNFKVEVVSKNYDKGKQKITNLSFAKATRKDTDRKPYLTFHNVFTGKLVRPQEIVTRRGRKVKNPDRYASQ from the coding sequence ATGTCAGTTCGAGAACTGTCCAAGAATCCCATAAAATTGAATGCTTTCCTGCGCGCCTGGAAGTTAATCACTGCCCTGCCAACAGATAATCCAAACTCATTCTGGAACATAGCTGGTTTCCATGGAGCACCGTTCGTACCCCCAAAAACACCTCTTCCAGACCTCAAATATTGGGGAGGTTGGTGTCAGCACAACAATGTCTTGTTCCCCACCTGGCACCGCTTCCATATGTTGAGTTTAGAGCAAGCCCTGAGGACGGTATGTCCAGAGGATGACGTGACCCTGCCATACTGGGACGCAACCTCGGAGGAATCAATGAAGGAAGGCATCCCGAAACTACTAACAGATGATACAGTTGAAATCGACGGAAAAAAAGTGACCAATCCACTACGCAGTTACACCCTGCCGATGGCTTTAGGTCGAGCAGATGACCAAGAGGAATATTATTATGAAAAACCGAAAGGATATGAAACCGTCCGATATCCTTACTCAGGGATCTGTAGTCCGAAGAAGGCAAAGCTTATTGCAGATGCACATAACAAGCAGGTGCCCAAGACCCTATTGAAGCGTGGTAACAAACATGCAGTGGATGCTTTGAACGATAATGTAATAGAATGGCTCAACCGCGGCGAGCTTGACCAAGGCAAGAAAACCAGAGGTATAGAACCAAACAGTGTTTACGTTCGGTTCGAAACGTGTCTTAGTGCCAGCAACTATAACACATTTTCGAATCGTCACTCCCAGTGTTTGAATGGGGTCATGGACGTTTCCGTTGAATGTCCACATGACTCACTGCACTTGGCAATTGGTGGATATGACATGAAAAAAAAGGATGAAAAAGGACGGTCCAAACGATCAAGGTTTGGGCTGATCGTGGGAGCAAATGGAGACATGGGCGAAAACGAGACGGCTGCGTTCGATCCGATATTCTTCTTTCATCACTGCAACATCGATCGCATGTTTTGGGTTTGGCAGAAGAAAAATGGATTCATTGACAACTTCGACATTGATCCAAATGATAAAAGGGGCACCAATCCTAACGAAGGCCAAGGATATACACACGGTCAGGCACCTGATGAAAAGCTGTCGATGGACACCCCTCTCTATCCTTTCCAGGCTCCAAATGGGGTTCAAGTCACATCGATGCATTGCATCAACATTAAGAGACAGCTTGGGTACACCTACACAAAGGGATCATTCGATGGAGATTTTCCTGAATATGAAGGAAAATGCCAGCTGAAAAAAAACCACTTTGCTGTAAAAAACCTTAAAAAGATTAAAACTGAACTACGCAAAGCTGATAAAGAAAAGATGAAAACTGACAAAGAAAATCTACAGGGTCCATCACGTCTATTCTTCGATGTGACGAATGTCAAGAAGTGGAGCACTAAGAAACCGACACAATCATTTCAGTTTCCGTCAAGTGGTTTTGAATGGGTTGGCAGTTACCTGTTGAAGGTCAACAACATTGACCAAGACAGGTATAAGGGCTCCTTCCTGGTTCGAGCCTATTACAAGAACAAAAAGCAGTTCATTGGTCAAAGGTCATTCCTGAATCGCTTCGAACGGCGCGTTTGCAGAAACTGCCAGTTTCATCgatttcttgatgttttcttcaATTTGAACAGAATAAACCTGACTCTGCCCTTGCTGGTCAGCAACTTCAAGGTTGAGGTCGTTTCAAAGAATTATGACAAAGGTAAacaaaaaataaccaatttatCCTTCGCAAAGGCAACGAGGAAAGACACAGACCGAAAACCATACTTGACATTTCATAATGTGTTCACAGGAAAGCTTGTTCGGCCCCAAGAGATAGTTACGCGCCGCGGTCGCAAGGTAAAAAATCCCGACAGATATGCTAGCCAGTAA